One stretch of Chitinophagales bacterium DNA includes these proteins:
- a CDS encoding efflux RND transporter permease subunit has protein sequence MLNKIIKFFIDNKLVAWLLLLLFIGWGIVVAPFDLGVNSLPRDPVAVDAIPDIGENQQIVFTKWTGRSPQDVEDQITYPLTSSLLGIPGVKSIRSNSMFGFSSIYIIFDEDVAFYWSRSRILEKLNSLPANLLPDGVQPTLGPDATALGQIFWYTLEGRDENGNPTGGWDLQELRSIQDFYVRFGLSSASGVSEVASIGGFVKEYQVDVIPDKMRGYGITLSQVMKAVKESNLDIGAQTLEINLAEYFVRGLGYVKSIEDIENAVVKSVDNVPIRIKDIAVVNVGPATRRGVLDKSGAEAVGGVVVARYGANPLEVINNVKSKINEIAPGLPSKTLKDGTVSQVTIVPYYDRTDLINETLGTLQEALGLEILITIIVVILMLFNLRSSLLVAASLPVAVLMCFIAMKYFGVDANIVALSGIAIAVGTMVDMGIVLTESMVTHIKEAPPKQAISITIYNATTEVASAVLTAVATTVVGFLPVFTMVASEGKLFRPLAFTKTFALISSIVVAITIIPPLATQLFGLKSKSKWMTLASNLVLIIFGIILLFGSYKFIGLLALVVGITGLISYGLKLYKGGIYQSKFEVAKNIIYALLIAWLLATIWMPLGVTKSLFTNFIFVVLVSGILIGSFYVVIHFYERILRFLLKIKMIFLAVVVLLIFLGVQIAKNTGQEFMPALDEGSFLLMPTAMPHSGMQINEANLRALDMAVTAIPEVETVVGKAGRVESSLDPAPMSMYENMILYKSEYMTDKDGHRMRFKQDKDGKYLLAKGGAIEYNQAVLQGININDLVPDENGSYFRQWRDNIHSPNDIWNEIVKATKLPGITSAPKLQPIETRLVMLQTGMRAPMGIKVKGSDLKTIEAFGLELEKHLKNVEGVKVSAVFAERIVGKPYMLFDVNREKISRYGLSVEDVQKQMQTIVGGMVMTTTVEGRERYGIRLRYPRELRDNPSTLENILIATPNGTQIPLSEIVDIEYEQGPQAIKSEDGFLVGYVLFDKQEGFAEVDVVHNAQNYLQDKIDKGELVLPTGINYKFAGNYEQQVRANKRLSIVIPIALALIFLILYFQFNSVTTSLMVFSGVFVAFSGGFIMIWLYGQPWFMNFDIFGTNMRDLFQMKTINLSVAVWVGFLALFGIATDDGVLVATFLKDSFKANSPNTIQGIRDAVVEGGLRRVKPALMTTATTILALIPVLTSTGRGSDIMLPMAIPSFGGMTLQVITMFTVPVLYSLWKELHLKFSNNTQKNNNEN, from the coding sequence ATGTTAAATAAAATAATCAAATTTTTTATAGACAATAAACTTGTTGCTTGGCTATTATTGTTGCTTTTTATTGGCTGGGGAATTGTTGTGGCTCCTTTTGATTTAGGTGTCAATAGCTTGCCACGAGATCCCGTAGCCGTAGATGCCATTCCCGATATTGGCGAAAACCAACAAATTGTTTTCACTAAGTGGACGGGGCGGTCGCCACAAGATGTGGAAGACCAAATTACTTATCCGTTAACTTCTTCATTGTTGGGTATTCCGGGGGTAAAAAGCATTCGTAGCAATTCCATGTTTGGCTTTTCCAGTATCTACATTATTTTTGATGAAGATGTAGCATTTTATTGGAGTAGAAGTCGCATTTTAGAGAAACTAAATTCACTTCCTGCCAATCTTTTACCGGATGGTGTACAACCCACATTAGGCCCCGATGCTACGGCATTGGGTCAAATTTTTTGGTACACACTTGAGGGGCGAGATGAAAATGGAAACCCCACCGGTGGCTGGGATTTGCAGGAGCTGCGTTCTATACAAGATTTTTATGTTCGCTTTGGTTTATCTTCTGCTTCGGGCGTTTCAGAGGTGGCTTCTATTGGTGGTTTTGTAAAAGAGTATCAGGTAGATGTAATACCCGATAAGATGCGGGGCTATGGCATTACCCTTAGCCAAGTGATGAAAGCCGTAAAGGAAAGTAATTTAGATATTGGAGCTCAAACTTTGGAAATAAACCTTGCCGAGTATTTTGTTAGAGGTTTAGGCTATGTAAAATCTATTGAAGATATTGAAAATGCGGTGGTAAAATCTGTAGATAATGTACCTATTCGTATTAAAGATATAGCCGTAGTAAATGTGGGACCGGCTACACGCAGAGGTGTTTTGGATAAATCCGGGGCAGAAGCTGTGGGGGGCGTAGTGGTGGCTCGTTATGGTGCCAATCCTTTGGAGGTAATTAATAATGTAAAAAGCAAAATAAACGAAATAGCTCCCGGTTTGCCTTCTAAAACATTAAAAGACGGAACGGTTTCGCAAGTTACTATTGTACCCTATTACGATCGTACCGATTTAATTAACGAAACATTGGGCACTTTGCAAGAAGCATTGGGATTGGAAATACTTATTACAATTATTGTAGTTATTTTAATGCTGTTTAATTTAAGATCTTCTTTGTTGGTGGCGGCTTCATTGCCTGTGGCTGTTTTAATGTGTTTTATTGCCATGAAATATTTTGGCGTTGATGCCAATATAGTGGCTCTTTCCGGTATAGCTATAGCTGTGGGTACTATGGTTGATATGGGCATTGTGCTTACAGAAAGTATGGTTACACATATTAAGGAAGCTCCACCCAAACAAGCCATATCTATCACTATTTATAATGCTACTACAGAAGTTGCTTCGGCAGTACTTACCGCAGTGGCTACTACCGTAGTTGGTTTCTTGCCTGTTTTTACTATGGTGGCATCAGAAGGCAAACTATTTAGACCTTTGGCTTTTACCAAAACTTTTGCATTGATTTCTTCTATTGTGGTTGCCATTACCATTATTCCTCCTTTGGCAACTCAGTTATTTGGATTAAAATCTAAATCAAAATGGATGACTTTAGCTTCAAATTTAGTACTCATTATTTTTGGTATTATTCTGCTTTTTGGCAGCTATAAATTTATAGGTCTTTTAGCACTTGTGGTAGGCATTACCGGGCTAATAAGCTATGGTTTGAAACTATACAAAGGCGGTATTTATCAATCTAAATTTGAGGTGGCAAAAAATATTATTTACGCACTGTTGATTGCTTGGCTTTTGGCTACTATTTGGATGCCGCTGGGTGTAACAAAATCGCTGTTTACAAATTTTATTTTTGTTGTTTTGGTTTCGGGTATTTTAATAGGCAGTTTTTATGTTGTTATTCATTTTTACGAACGCATTTTAAGGTTTTTATTGAAAATAAAAATGATATTTCTTGCTGTGGTAGTATTGCTTATTTTCTTAGGTGTTCAAATTGCTAAAAATACGGGGCAAGAGTTTATGCCTGCTTTAGATGAAGGCTCTTTTCTACTGATGCCTACGGCTATGCCCCATTCGGGTATGCAGATAAACGAAGCCAATCTTAGGGCTTTAGATATGGCGGTTACTGCCATCCCCGAAGTAGAAACGGTAGTAGGTAAAGCTGGAAGGGTAGAAAGCTCATTGGACCCGGCTCCTATGTCTATGTACGAAAATATGATTTTGTATAAATCGGAATACATGACAGATAAAGACGGACACAGAATGCGATTTAAGCAAGATAAAGATGGAAAATATTTACTGGCAAAAGGTGGTGCTATTGAATACAATCAAGCTGTATTGCAAGGGATAAATATAAATGATTTAGTGCCCGATGAAAATGGTTCTTATTTCCGCCAGTGGAGAGATAATATTCATTCGCCCAACGATATTTGGAATGAAATAGTAAAAGCCACAAAACTTCCCGGAATTACTTCTGCACCAAAATTGCAACCCATAGAAACCCGTTTGGTAATGCTGCAAACAGGAATGAGAGCTCCAATGGGAATTAAGGTAAAAGGTTCTGATTTAAAAACGATAGAAGCCTTTGGCTTGGAATTGGAAAAGCATTTAAAAAATGTAGAGGGCGTGAAGGTTTCGGCCGTTTTTGCAGAGCGTATAGTGGGCAAACCCTATATGCTGTTTGATGTGAATAGGGAAAAAATAAGTCGTTATGGACTTTCTGTTGAAGATGTGCAAAAACAAATGCAAACAATAGTGGGCGGTATGGTTATGACTACTACCGTAGAAGGCAGAGAACGCTACGGTATTCGCTTGCGGTATCCACGAGAATTGAGAGATAACCCCAGTACTTTGGAAAATATTTTGATAGCTACACCCAATGGGACACAAATTCCTTTAAGTGAAATAGTAGATATAGAATACGAACAAGGTCCGCAGGCAATAAAAAGTGAAGATGGTTTTTTGGTAGGCTATGTTTTGTTTGATAAGCAAGAAGGTTTTGCAGAGGTAGATGTGGTGCATAATGCTCAAAATTATTTGCAGGACAAAATAGATAAGGGCGAGTTGGTTTTGCCCACAGGCATTAACTATAAATTTGCAGGAAACTACGAGCAGCAAGTTAGAGCTAATAAACGATTATCAATAGTTATCCCAATAGCATTGGCTTTAATATTTCTCATTTTGTATTTTCAATTTAATTCGGTTACTACATCGCTTATGGTGTTTTCAGGTGTGTTTGTGGCATTTTCCGGTGGGTTTATTATGATATGGTTATATGGGCAGCCTTGGTTTATGAACTTTGATATTTTTGGAACTAATATGAGAGATTTATTTCAGATGAAGACCATTAATCTGAGTGTAGCTGTTTGGGTTGGGTTTTTGGCGTTGTTTGGCATTGCCACAGATGATGGTGTTTTGGTAGCCACTTTTTTGAAAGATAGTTTTAAGGCAAATTCGCCCAATACCATTCAAGGCATACGAGATGCAGTGGTAGAAGGTGGTTTGCGTAGGGTAAAACCTGCTCTTATGACTACTGCAACAACTATATTGGCATTAATTCCTGTTTTGACCTCTACAGGGCGTGGCTCCGATATTATGTTGCCTATGGCTATCCCTTCTTTTGGTGGCATGACCTTGCAAGTAATAACAATGTTTACCGTGCCGGTGCTTTATTCTTTGTGGAAAGAATTGCACCTAAAATTTTCTAATAACACTCAAAAAAATAACAATGAAAATTAA
- a CDS encoding peptide deformylase — MILPIVAFGDPILKKVGKEIDKDYPKLQELIKNMEKTMEHANGVGLAAPQIGLDIRLFIIDSRLMMEEGEEHKGVKETFINATILEETGKEWEFEEGCLSIPDIRENVSRKSNIKIKYFDKDFKEHIKEFDGLTARVIQHEYDHIEGILFTDHLKPLKRKMLKKKLRNISEGKIKIGYRMKFPG; from the coding sequence ATGATTTTACCAATAGTAGCTTTTGGCGATCCTATATTAAAAAAAGTAGGGAAAGAAATAGATAAGGATTATCCTAAACTGCAAGAGTTAATAAAAAACATGGAAAAAACCATGGAGCATGCTAACGGAGTAGGTCTTGCCGCACCACAAATAGGCTTAGATATCCGTTTATTTATTATAGACAGCAGACTGATGATGGAAGAGGGAGAAGAACACAAAGGAGTGAAAGAAACCTTTATAAATGCCACTATTTTAGAAGAAACAGGAAAAGAATGGGAGTTTGAAGAAGGTTGCTTAAGTATTCCCGATATTAGAGAAAATGTGTCAAGAAAAAGCAATATCAAAATAAAGTATTTTGATAAAGATTTTAAAGAACACATTAAAGAGTTTGACGGCTTAACAGCCCGAGTAATTCAGCATGAATACGACCACATAGAGGGCATTTTATTTACCGACCACTTAAAACCTTTAAAGCGTAAAATGCTTAAGAAAAAGCTGAGAAATATAAGTGAAGGGAAAATTAAAATTGGTTATAGAATGAAATTTCCGGGATAA
- the ruvX gene encoding Holliday junction resolvase RuvX — MARILAIDYGKKRVGVAVTDPLQIICTGLPTVANKDIFSFLKQYCEKENVEAFVVGESKNLDNTKSQVAEEIEQFAVKLQEMFPNKKLHWMDERFTSKMAVQSMVLSGMKKKKRQQKELVDEISATLILQSFLQLKNRI; from the coding sequence TTGGCAAGAATACTGGCAATAGATTATGGAAAGAAAAGAGTGGGAGTGGCTGTAACAGACCCTTTGCAAATAATATGTACAGGATTGCCTACTGTTGCCAATAAAGATATTTTTTCATTTTTAAAGCAGTATTGCGAAAAAGAAAATGTAGAAGCCTTTGTAGTAGGCGAATCTAAGAATTTAGATAATACAAAATCGCAAGTGGCAGAAGAAATAGAACAATTTGCAGTAAAACTACAAGAAATGTTTCCCAATAAGAAACTGCATTGGATGGATGAGCGTTTTACCTCTAAAATGGCAGTGCAAAGTATGGTATTAAGTGGTATGAAAAAGAAAAAAAGACAACAAAAAGAATTAGTAGATGAAATAAGTGCTACACTTATTTTACAATCGTTTTTACAACTGAAAAATAGAATATGA
- the rpmA gene encoding 50S ribosomal protein L27 has product MAHKKGQGSSRNGRESESKRLGVKLFGGQTAIPGNIIVRQRGTKFHPGLGVGIGKDHTIFAKEAGIVTFTRSKGNRKYISILPVDENAVVEEVAKKTKKVAPKKEDAPVKAEAPAPVAEEAKTEAPKKAKAKKEAKGDDLKKVNGIGPAFEKRLNSMGIYTYADLAGLTLKKAEKLEAEHGDAMTSPEQWGEWIEQAKELLG; this is encoded by the coding sequence ATGGCTCACAAGAAAGGACAAGGTAGTTCAAGAAACGGACGTGAATCGGAAAGTAAACGATTAGGCGTAAAATTATTTGGTGGTCAAACTGCTATACCGGGCAATATTATAGTACGTCAAAGAGGTACTAAATTTCATCCGGGATTAGGTGTAGGAATAGGTAAAGACCATACAATTTTTGCTAAAGAAGCTGGTATAGTTACATTTACACGTTCTAAAGGAAATAGAAAATATATATCTATATTGCCTGTAGATGAAAATGCAGTAGTAGAAGAAGTAGCTAAAAAAACAAAGAAAGTAGCTCCTAAAAAAGAAGATGCTCCAGTAAAAGCTGAAGCTCCTGCACCAGTGGCAGAAGAAGCAAAAACAGAAGCACCTAAAAAAGCAAAAGCTAAAAAAGAAGCAAAAGGAGATGATTTGAAAAAAGTTAATGGTATAGGTCCGGCTTTTGAAAAAAGATTAAACTCAATGGGTATTTATACTTATGCTGATTTAGCAGGCTTAACTTTAAAGAAAGCCGAAAAACTTGAAGCTGAGCATGGCGATGCTATGACAAGCCCGGAACAATGGGGCGAGTGGATAGAACAAGCTAAAGAATTATTAGGATAA
- the rplU gene encoding 50S ribosomal protein L21, whose amino-acid sequence MYAIVEIAGQQFKVEEGKEIFVHRLEGKEGDKVDFDQVLLKADGDKVSVGTPILKSKVSAKIVEHLKGDKVIVFKKKRRKGYRVKNGHRQYLTKISIDKIS is encoded by the coding sequence ATGTACGCAATAGTAGAAATAGCAGGTCAACAATTTAAAGTAGAAGAAGGAAAAGAAATCTTTGTACATAGATTAGAAGGCAAAGAAGGCGATAAAGTTGATTTTGATCAAGTGCTTTTAAAAGCAGACGGAGATAAAGTAAGTGTAGGCACACCTATTTTAAAATCTAAAGTTTCTGCTAAAATTGTAGAACATCTTAAAGGAGACAAAGTAATTGTTTTCAAAAAGAAAAGAAGAAAAGGATATAGAGTTAAAAATGGTCATAGACAATATTTAACTAAAATATCAATTGATAAAATTTCGTAA